CTTACTCTTCGCCCCACCCCCTACTACCACAAAAAGTTAACAGGTAACATTAAAAGTGAAAACGCAGACTAATAACAATAAGATCCGAACATGTTCCGCTGTGTCGTCCGTTTTGGTGCCAAAGACATCCGTTTTGGCACGGAAGCACGTCAATCTATGCTGAAGGGCGTACAACGCGCTGTGGAGGCTGTTGCAACGACCCTTGGGCCTAAGGGACGTAACGTGATTATCGAGCAATCGTACGGTGCTCCGAAGATCACGAAGGATGGTGTAACCGTTGCGAAGTCGATCGAGTTCAAGGACCCGTTTGAAAACATGGGTGCGCAGCTCGTGCGGCAGGTATGCAATAAGACAAATGACCTCGCGGGTGATGGAACGACGACATCGGCTGTCCTCGTTGCAAGCATCTTTAGCGAGGGTATCAAATCGATTGCAACCGGGACGAATCCCATTGACATGAAGCGTGGTATGGACCGCGCCGTGGAGGTGATCCTGAAGAACATCGAATCTCAGAGCCGAACGGTAACAAATACGGAGAACGTTGTGCAGGTTGCGACGATTTCCGCGAACGGTGATGTTGAACTCGGCAAGCTGATTGGGGAGGCGATGGAGAAGGTGGGGAAGGATGGCGTGATCACAACACAAGATGGGAAGACATTGACGACTGAGCTGGAAGTTGTGGAAGGCATGAGTGTGGACCGCGGTTACATCAGCCCGTACTTCGTAACTGACGCGAAGACTCAGAAGGCCGAGCTTGAAGATGCGTTCGTGCTTGTGTCTGCAAAGAAGTTGAACAACATTCATACGATCTTACCGGTGTTGAATCACGTGGTGCGCAGTGGGCGACCATTGCTGATCATTGCGGATGATGTGGAGAGTGAGGCCCTGACGACGATGATTTTCAATAAACTTCAAGGAAAGCTGAAGATTGCGTGCGTGAAGGCTCCAGGTTTCGGGGACAACAAGGCTGCGATGCTGCAAGACATCGCCATTTTCAGTGGTGCCTGCGTTGTTGGTGAGGAAGGCAGTGGTGTGGAACTTGACGCTGAGAAATTCGACGCCAGCATCTTGGGGAGTGTGAAGAAGGCAACAATCACGAAGGACGATACAGTACTGTTGAACGGTGGTGGCGACGTTGCGATGATGAAAGAACGCGTGGACCTGCTGCGCGGGCTCATTGAGCGCGAGACGAGTGACTATAACCGCGAGAAGCTTCAAGAACGTCTTGCAAAACTGAGTGGTGGCGTTGCCGTAATCCGCGTTGGTGGTGCTTCTGAGGTGGAGGTGAACGAGAAGAAGGACCGCATCACAGATGCCCTGTGCTCGACCCGCGCTGCGGTGCAGGAAGGCATTGTCCCTGGTGGTGGCGCTGCGTTGCTGCGTGCGAGCAAAGCATTGGACGGATTACTACAGGATCAGTCACTCACCGCTGATCAACGGACTGGCGTGCAGATCATCCGTAACGCGGTGCGGTTGCCCGCCCACCGCATTGTTGCCAATGCTGGAAGGGaaggtgctgttgttgttgagaaGGTGCTCGAGAACACTGATGCCGCTGTTGGTTACGATGCGCAGCTTGATCGCTACGTGAACATGTTTGAAGCCGGAATAATCGACCCCGCGCGTGTGGTTCGTGTTGCGCTTACTGACGCTGCGTCTGTTGCCAGCCTCATGATGACGGCAGAGGCCGCGGTTGTGGATTTACCGAAGGATGATGCACCTGCTGCAGGTGGTATGGGAGGCATGGGTGGTATGGGAGGTATGGACGGCATGTATTGATGCTGAGGCAACCTGAGAGCATTGAGCAGGTGTTGTCCTGGTCATAATGTTCCGCACAGAATTGAAcgtcattattatttatttatttatttatttattattattcagCTCGTGTTTTAAattaattattatcattattattgtcgcTTCAGTAGGGTTCTAATTCCAGGTTATTCGAGTTGTCGAGTCTGTGGTTCGCGGGAGGGGAGACTCTTGGAGGGAGGTACTGTGTTTGAGATTTTGTTGTAGATATGGATGATAGCGTCAACttgtcttttgtctttgtctTTCCAATcattatgtatatatttttctgttttttttttcctcttctgtctaggtgttttattttgccttttttgatTCATCGATAGGTAATGGACGGTGGCTTCCCTTGGACCAAACACGTGGAATGGAACCGGTTTCGAAACTTAGGTGAAGGTGTTGGTGGGTTTAAAGGCTTTAGGTGTTGTGGGGGCGGTCAAAGGCGTGGTCTATGTGGCACGGAGCTCAGTGTGTGTTGTGACTGTTGTTTAGTTGTTAACGAGAGCGTACATAATCGCCTTGCGGTTGGCTTGAAAAGGGCAACACCTGAGCCGTTGTGGCAGCCCACCCGTTTAACTTCACCGTACTGCATTTTGTGTGCGAATGGCCTTCGGGATGATTTCTACACTTCGTGTATGTCCTGGGGTAGGGAAAGTGTTGCCCTCTCTTTGGGTGAAAAAGTCCTTTTGTTTAAATCGTCTTCCCCACGTGAGAGTGCGGTTTCTCTGAATTTGAGCGGGGAAGCCTGCGGTTATTCAGAGTCAATATCATCAGTAGCTGTTTCCCAGTTTTCGGATTCTCATTGCTTTCTTGGCGGCGTAAATGGGGCTGTTGGGTTGTATGAGTCACATGGGGGTGGAGAATTATCACTCTCGAGCTCCTTTGAGATGCCGCCCCCTCTCTTTGGGGGTGATTTGGCTTCCGAGGCTGCTTTTAGTGGTGCAACCACCAGTATACGCTGCCTATCGACAACTAATGTTCATCCGTGGGTGGTAGCTGCCGGGACGGCGGCGCATGGACTTTTTGTACTTGATAGCCGTTTTACAACCCCTGCTGCACGGATGTGTGGCTCCGACCTGTGGAACTCAGTTGATTGTAGACATTCTCAGAGACCACTGTATCCTTCTGAGGCGATTTCGCTGCTTTCGTCTTTGAATGGCATTTGCGGTGTGTCGTGGAACTCGTCTGGTTCCCTGGTTGCGACAGGGGAAAGTGGCGGCTTGGTGAACATATGGTCCCTTTCTAACACTCGTTCTCCTGTGCAGCGGATTAGATTGCCCAGCGCTCATACGACGGTGAAGGCCGTTGCGTTTCACCCGACCAACCCATACGAGCTAGTTCTTGGTGGGGCTGCAGATGATGGCTGTGTCCGCGTTTATGATGTCTCATCTGCGACGCCGCATTACAAGTGGGGTGTATCTACGGGATGCCAAGTGACACAGGCATTGTATTCTCCTGACGGTTCATTCATTGTTTCTGCACACGGCGCACGGCTCAAGGCCAGTGTAGCCATTGACGCGGCCAGTGCTCAGTCGCACGCGACAAGAGCCGGTGTATCGCGTACTGATAGCGGTGGAGGGGGTTGGGGAGCAGGTGATGAGTTGCAGTGGTTGACAGAGAAGTTTGAGCGGGCTATGAAATGTAGCGAGAATGCGGCAGAGTCCTCGATCGACACGTGTTTAGGGTTCAACAGGGTGTCGAGTTCTGGACTGAACGAGGCTAAGCCCTTATTGTCGGAGGCGCCACCTTTCTCTCTTGTGATGTGGAGGAAAGGTACGCAGCACCAGGGAACGACCCCAATGAGTTTCACCCACGGGAGTGGTATCCATCATCAGTGTACCGCAGGTTCACCTTCACGCCGGTGTGAACCACTTCCACTTGTTTCTATGTACACGATGATGGGCCATCGATCGCGACCGCTGCAACTTGCAGTCCCTTTCTCACAAACTGCAGACCAGGGCTGTATTGCCTCAATCGCTGGCGGTGCTGATTGTACAATTCGGTTCTGGAAGTGTTTTTATTCTAGAAGCGAAATGGTAAACTGGGGGCAGCGTGTGTGCGCCTCGTTAAGGACTGCGATCACAGAAGAGGATGTTGAAGAAATGACGGCCATGCCTCTGCGCTAAGAGGGGCGCGCACATATCGAAACGTGTGCGTGCTTATAGATATAGAGATAATTTGGTGAGTCGCCCCAGTGGCGGTTCCGtccctctcctccttcatAACGTTatatgttgtttgtttgacacGCTTGAAGTCCCTCGCGTTTTTTCACACCCTAATAGCGAAGTAAGCCAT
This region of Trypanosoma brucei gambiense DAL972 chromosome 10, complete sequence genomic DNA includes:
- a CDS encoding chaperonin Hsp60, mitochondrial precursor; this translates as MFRCVVRFGAKDIRFGTEARQSMLKGVQRAVEAVATTLGPKGRNVIIEQSYGAPKITKDGVTVAKSIEFKDPFENMGAQLVRQVCNKTNDLAGDGTTTSAVLVASIFSEGIKSIATGTNPIDMKRGMDRAVEVILKNIESQSRTVTNTENVVQVATISANGDVELGKLIGEAMEKVGKDGVITTQDGKTLTTELEVVEGMSVDRGYISPYFVTDAKTQKAELEDAFVLVSAKKLNNIHTILPVLNHVVRSGRPLLIIADDVESEALTTMIFNKLQGKLKIACVKAPGFGDNKAAMLQDIAIFSGACVVGEEGSGVELDAEKFDASILGSVKKATITKDDTVLLNGGGDVAMMKERVDLLRGLIERETSDYNREKLQERLAKLSGGVAVIRVGGASEVEVNEKKDRITDALCSTRAAVQEGIVPGGGAALLRASKALDGLLQDQSLTADQRTGVQIIRNAVRLPAHRIVANAGREGAVVVEKVLENTDAAVGYDAQLDRYVNMFEAGIIDPARVVRVALTDAASVASLMMTAEAAVVDLPKDDAPAAGGMGGMGGMGGMDGMY